From one Notolabrus celidotus isolate fNotCel1 chromosome 2, fNotCel1.pri, whole genome shotgun sequence genomic stretch:
- the LOC117828390 gene encoding retinoschisin-like: MEVTARCAAVLFLLLLSQALISVHTQEEEGEGVPEEDLQEEDQQVIETWTRKVKACTCDCESPEAPTSIPPVLQASPPPQEPQGFTLDCMPECPYHTALGFESGAVTSDQITCSNQDQLTGWYSSWTPNKARLNNQGFGCAWLSKFNDQYQWIQIDLKEVRVVSGLLTQGRCDADEWITKYSVQYRSVESLNWIYYKDQTGNNRVFYGNADRVSTVQNVLRPPIVARYIRLLPLGWHTRIAVRMELLMCMNKCS; the protein is encoded by the exons atggaggTCACTGCTCGATGTGCTGCTGTGCTCTTCCTCCTGCTTCTGTCGCAGG CTCTGATAAGTGTTCACACTCAGGAG gaggagggggagggcgtCCCAGAGGAggatctgcaggaggaggaccaGCAGGTCATCGAGACATGGACCAGGAAGGTAAAAGCCTGCACCTGCGACTGTGAGTCACCTGAGGCACCAACAAGCATCCCACCTGTGCTGCAGGCCTCCCCACCGCCACAGGAGCCTCAGGGGTTCACTCTGGACTGCATGCCAG AGTGTCCGTACCACACAGCCCTCGGCTTTGAATCTGGAGCTGTGACATCAGACCAGATCACCTGCTCCAACCAGGACCAGCTCACCGGGTGGTACTCCTCCTGGACCCCCAACAAGGCTCGTCTCAACAACCAAGGTTTTGG GTGTGCATGGCTGTCTAAGTTTAATGACCAGTACCAGTGGATCCAGATCGATCTGAAGGAGGTGCGCGTGGTGTCAGGGTTGCTGACTCAGGGCCGCTGTGATGCTGATGAGTGGATCACTAAATACAGCGTTCAGTACCGCAGTGTGGAATCACTCAACTGGATCTATTACAAAGACCAGACAGGGAACAACAGG GTCTTCTATGGGAACGCTGACCGCGTCTCCACGGTCCAGAACGTCCTCCGCCCGCCCATCGTCGCTCGATACATCCGCCTGCTGCCTCTGGGCTGGCACACCCGCATCGCCGTGAGGATGGAGCTGCTGATGTGCATGAACAagtgcagctga
- the LOC117807801 gene encoding AP-1 complex subunit sigma-2 isoform X1, translating into MQFMLLFSRQGKLRLQKWYVPLSDKEKKKITRELVQTVLARKPKMCSFLEWRDLKVVYKRYASLYFCCAIEDQDNELITLEIIHRYVELLDKYFGSVCELDIIFNFEKAYFILDEFLLGGEAQETSKKNVLKAIEQADLLQEEADAPRSVLEEIGLT; encoded by the exons ATGCAGTTCATGCTCTTATTCAGCCGACAAGGCAAACTAAGACTTCAGAAATGGTACGTGCCATTGTCtgataaagagaagaagaagatcacCAGAGAGTTGGTGCAGACGGTCCTGGCTCGAAAGCCCAAAATGTGCAGCTTCCTGGAGTGGCGGGACCTGAAGGTTGTGTATAAGAG ATACGCCAGTTTGTACTTCTGCTGCGCCATCGAAGACCAGGACAACGAGCTCATCACGCTGGAGATCATCCACAGATACGTGGAGCTGCTCGACAAATACTTTGGCAGC GTGTGTGAGCTGGACATTATCTTCAACTTTGAGAAGGCTTATTTCATTCTTGATGAGTTCCTGCTGGGTGGAGAAGCTCAGGAAACGTCCAAAAAGAACGTGTTAAAGGCCATCGAGCAGGCTGACTTACTGCAGGAG GAAGCAGACGCCCCGCGCAGCGTGCTGGAGGAAATTGGACTCACATAA
- the LOC117807801 gene encoding AP-1 complex subunit sigma-2 isoform X2, which yields MQFMLLFSRQGKLRLQKWYVPLSDKEKKKITRELVQTVLARKPKMCSFLEWRDLKVVYKRYASLYFCCAIEDQDNELITLEIIHRYVELLDKYFGSVCELDIIFNFEKAYFILDEFLLGGEAQETSKKNVLKAIEQADLLQEPRHEYFNVPVY from the exons ATGCAGTTCATGCTCTTATTCAGCCGACAAGGCAAACTAAGACTTCAGAAATGGTACGTGCCATTGTCtgataaagagaagaagaagatcacCAGAGAGTTGGTGCAGACGGTCCTGGCTCGAAAGCCCAAAATGTGCAGCTTCCTGGAGTGGCGGGACCTGAAGGTTGTGTATAAGAG ATACGCCAGTTTGTACTTCTGCTGCGCCATCGAAGACCAGGACAACGAGCTCATCACGCTGGAGATCATCCACAGATACGTGGAGCTGCTCGACAAATACTTTGGCAGC GTGTGTGAGCTGGACATTATCTTCAACTTTGAGAAGGCTTATTTCATTCTTGATGAGTTCCTGCTGGGTGGAGAAGCTCAGGAAACGTCCAAAAAGAACGTGTTAAAGGCCATCGAGCAGGCTGACTTACTGCAGGAG CCCCGTCATGAGTACTTTAATGTGCCTGTGTACTGA